The following proteins are encoded in a genomic region of Variovorax paradoxus:
- a CDS encoding aminotransferase-like domain-containing protein yields the protein MPDRGSIDAMDSLPLYRQLSAHYVDAIHTGSLKQGDKLPSLRRLMRLHDISLSTALQLCRTMESDGWVEARDRSGYFVRRPKRLAIAPLEEPAAGVPPDPAQYVGIHAKVSDFVARRRQIPEKLNLSIARGAPELYPAEALRNAMTRVLRQQPELLTVAAQLKGHRQFREVLAQRSVRVGMMISPEDILVTNGCIEALNLALRAVAQPGDTVAVESPTFYGLLQVLESLGMRALEIPTSPQTGISIEALELAIGAYDNIKAVVVVPHLQNPLGSVMPDAHKARLAQLCERHAIPLIEDDTYSELVDAPTPPRALKSWDTSGNVIHCASLHKILAPGLRLGWITAGRWQARVEMLKFAQTRNNEGLSQSAAGLFMGTGAYDRHLRHLRACLKAQREQTADAIAGYFPAGTRINLPPGGLQLWVELPERLSSSRVFDAALAERIVVAPGTLFSNSSRFDHYLRINCGWPYGEAVDAGLRRLGQIVEALMSRGAGATAAQPSPPPAPARPEARQAQKA from the coding sequence ATGCCGGACAGAGGGAGCATCGACGCCATGGATTCGCTACCGCTCTACCGCCAGCTTTCAGCGCACTATGTGGACGCGATCCACACGGGTTCGCTCAAGCAGGGCGACAAGCTGCCTTCGCTGCGCCGCCTCATGCGCCTGCACGACATCAGCCTGTCGACCGCCCTGCAGCTGTGCCGCACGATGGAGAGCGACGGCTGGGTCGAGGCGCGCGACCGCTCGGGCTACTTCGTGCGGCGGCCCAAGCGGCTGGCCATCGCCCCACTGGAAGAGCCCGCGGCCGGTGTGCCTCCGGATCCGGCCCAGTACGTGGGCATTCACGCCAAGGTGTCGGACTTCGTGGCGCGGCGGCGGCAGATTCCCGAAAAGCTCAATCTCTCCATCGCGCGCGGCGCACCGGAGCTGTACCCCGCCGAGGCGCTGCGCAATGCCATGACGCGCGTGCTGCGCCAGCAACCGGAGCTGCTTACGGTGGCGGCGCAACTGAAGGGCCATCGCCAGTTCCGGGAAGTGCTCGCGCAGCGCAGCGTACGGGTGGGCATGATGATTTCCCCCGAAGACATCCTGGTGACCAACGGCTGCATCGAGGCGCTGAACCTCGCTTTGCGCGCCGTGGCGCAGCCGGGCGACACGGTAGCGGTGGAGTCACCCACCTTCTACGGTTTGCTGCAGGTGCTCGAGAGCCTGGGCATGCGCGCGCTGGAAATCCCGACCAGCCCGCAGACGGGTATCTCGATCGAAGCACTGGAACTCGCGATCGGCGCCTACGACAACATCAAGGCCGTGGTGGTGGTGCCGCACCTGCAGAACCCGCTGGGCAGCGTGATGCCCGATGCCCACAAGGCACGGCTCGCGCAGCTGTGCGAGCGGCACGCCATTCCGCTGATCGAAGACGACACCTACAGCGAACTCGTCGATGCCCCGACGCCGCCACGCGCGCTCAAGTCCTGGGACACCAGCGGCAACGTGATTCATTGCGCCTCGCTGCACAAGATCCTGGCGCCCGGCCTGCGGCTGGGCTGGATCACCGCGGGCCGCTGGCAGGCCCGAGTGGAAATGCTCAAGTTCGCGCAAACACGCAACAACGAGGGGCTTTCGCAAAGCGCGGCGGGCCTGTTCATGGGCACCGGGGCGTACGACCGCCATTTGCGCCACCTGCGCGCTTGCCTGAAGGCCCAGCGCGAGCAGACCGCCGATGCAATTGCCGGCTACTTTCCGGCGGGCACCCGCATCAACCTGCCGCCCGGCGGGCTGCAGCTGTGGGTCGAACTGCCGGAGCGGCTTTCTTCGTCAAGGGTGTTCGACGCGGCGCTGGCCGAGCGCATTGTGGTGGCGCCCGGCACGCTGTTCTCGAACTCGTCGCGCTTCGACCACTACCTGCGCATCAACTGCGGCTGGCCGTATGGCGAGGCGGTCGATGCCGGTCTGCGCCGCCTCGGCCAGATCGTCGAGGCGCTGATGAGCCGCGGCGCCGGAGCGACTGCGGCGCAGCCGTCGCCGCCCCCCGCTCCCGCCCGGCCCGAGGCGCGGCAGGCTCAGAAGGCGTGA
- a CDS encoding glycoside hydrolase family 15 protein, whose amino-acid sequence MSELQLSKAPEDRAGISLSGAAGPADQAPVNPRAAASAVPRGFGPPAEPSLNVGVIGNCAYSALIDARGRAVWCCLPRFDGDPVFNALLHPGEDAGAWAIEIEDFASSKQWYEPNTAVLRTQLFDSAGQGIEITDFAPRFYSRSRYFRPLMMVRRVRPIAGAPRIRVALDPRFQWGASAPIEVTRGSNHIRYVGPDLTLRLNTDASISHILSRQAFVISREYNFMFGVDETLLDGIADTARSFEQETISYWRTWSKRLAIPFEYQDAVIRAAITLKLSLYEDTGAIVAAMTTSIPEAPGSQRNWDYRYCWLRDAFFVVRALNSLSEVGTMEDYLRWLGNVVIGSHGEHIQPLYGIGLERELPESMVDNLAGYRGMGPVRVGNQAQEHFQHDVYGNIVLGAAQAFHDHRLLARAGVAEFPHLEAVGEQAIRVYGTPDAGMWELRTRARVHTSSALMSWAACDRLAKIARALELPERAAYWHGHAARMKEEILAKSWCEERQAFAESFGGHELDASILLMVEVGLIDARDPRFISTVDAMEKSLCDGPYMRRYEAADDFGKPETAFNICTFWRIDALAKIGRKAEARQIFETMLAARNPLGLLSEDTHPVTGEMWGNFPQTYSMVGIINAAVRLSAPWDSCI is encoded by the coding sequence ATGAGCGAGTTGCAACTGTCGAAGGCACCCGAGGACCGCGCGGGCATTTCGCTCTCCGGCGCTGCCGGCCCCGCCGACCAGGCACCGGTCAACCCGCGCGCTGCGGCTTCGGCGGTGCCGCGTGGCTTCGGGCCGCCGGCCGAGCCCTCGCTCAACGTCGGCGTGATCGGAAACTGCGCCTACAGCGCGCTCATCGACGCACGTGGGCGCGCCGTGTGGTGCTGCCTGCCGCGCTTCGACGGCGATCCGGTGTTCAATGCCCTGCTGCACCCCGGCGAGGACGCCGGCGCCTGGGCCATCGAAATCGAGGACTTCGCCTCCAGCAAGCAGTGGTACGAACCCAATACCGCGGTGCTGCGCACACAGCTGTTCGACAGCGCGGGCCAGGGCATCGAGATCACCGACTTTGCGCCGCGCTTCTACAGCCGCTCGCGCTACTTCCGCCCGCTGATGATGGTGCGCCGCGTGCGGCCGATTGCCGGCGCGCCGCGCATTCGCGTGGCGCTCGATCCGCGCTTCCAGTGGGGTGCCTCGGCGCCGATCGAGGTCACGCGTGGCAGCAACCACATCCGCTACGTGGGGCCTGACCTCACGCTGCGGCTCAACACCGACGCATCGATTTCGCACATTCTTTCGCGCCAGGCTTTCGTGATCTCGCGCGAGTACAACTTCATGTTCGGTGTCGACGAAACCCTGCTCGACGGCATTGCCGACACCGCGCGCAGCTTCGAGCAGGAAACCATTTCCTACTGGCGCACCTGGAGCAAGCGGCTCGCGATTCCGTTCGAGTACCAGGACGCGGTGATCCGCGCCGCCATCACGCTCAAGCTCTCGCTCTACGAAGACACCGGCGCCATCGTCGCGGCCATGACCACGAGCATTCCCGAGGCGCCGGGCAGCCAGCGCAACTGGGACTACCGCTACTGCTGGCTGCGCGATGCCTTCTTCGTGGTGCGCGCGCTCAACTCGCTGAGCGAGGTGGGCACCATGGAAGACTACCTGCGCTGGCTCGGCAACGTGGTGATCGGCTCGCACGGCGAGCACATCCAGCCGCTGTACGGCATCGGGCTGGAGCGCGAACTGCCCGAGTCGATGGTCGACAACCTCGCAGGCTACCGCGGCATGGGGCCGGTGCGCGTGGGCAATCAGGCGCAGGAGCACTTCCAGCACGACGTCTACGGCAACATCGTGCTCGGCGCCGCGCAGGCTTTTCATGACCACCGCCTGCTCGCCCGCGCGGGCGTGGCCGAGTTTCCGCACCTCGAAGCCGTGGGCGAACAGGCGATCCGCGTGTATGGCACGCCCGACGCGGGCATGTGGGAGCTGCGCACCCGCGCCCGCGTGCACACGAGCTCGGCACTGATGAGTTGGGCCGCCTGCGACCGGCTCGCCAAGATCGCGCGTGCGCTGGAGCTGCCCGAGCGCGCGGCCTATTGGCACGGGCACGCGGCGCGCATGAAAGAAGAGATCCTGGCCAAGTCGTGGTGCGAGGAGCGGCAGGCTTTCGCCGAAAGCTTCGGCGGCCACGAACTCGACGCCAGCATCCTGCTGATGGTCGAGGTGGGGCTGATCGACGCGCGCGACCCGCGCTTCATCTCGACGGTCGATGCCATGGAGAAGTCGCTCTGCGACGGCCCCTACATGCGCCGCTACGAAGCCGCCGACGACTTCGGCAAACCCGAGACCGCCTTCAACATCTGCACCTTCTGGCGCATCGACGCGCTCGCCAAGATCGGCCGCAAGGCCGAGGCCCGGCAGATCTTCGAGACCATGCTGGCGGCGCGCAATCCGCTGGGCCTGCTCTCGGAAGACACGCATCCGGTCACGGGCGAAATGTGGGGCAACTTTCCGCAGACGTACTCGATGGTCGGCATCATCAACGCGGCCGTGCGGCTGTCGGCGCCGTGGGACTCGTGCATATGA
- a CDS encoding ROK family protein, with protein MRACVDIGGTKVAVSLSASSDAPLVGRRSEPTAKTGDNDAVAVQIMRMIEEACAEQAIDIATIDRVGVSSTGPFELRDGMVELATPNICGGIAGPARGLPNNWMTALIEAPLARRFGRVRVENDAVAALEAERQWGALQGLDDCAYVTWSTGVGVGLCVDGRALRGKNGNAGHAGHSFVADDASGALCGCGNLGDVEALVAGNSIARRFGQPAPDLFAAASAGEPHAIGIVDALCRVMGRMIYNLVATLDLQRISLGGSVFWHHRDFLLPRLQSQVDGKLMPLTRGVLLVPAGLGEKVGDYAALALLD; from the coding sequence ATGAGAGCCTGTGTTGACATCGGCGGCACCAAGGTGGCCGTGAGCCTTTCCGCCTCGAGCGATGCACCGCTCGTCGGCCGCCGCAGCGAACCGACCGCCAAGACGGGCGACAACGACGCCGTGGCCGTGCAGATCATGCGGATGATCGAGGAAGCCTGCGCCGAGCAAGCAATCGATATCGCCACGATCGACCGCGTCGGCGTCTCGTCGACCGGCCCCTTCGAACTGCGGGACGGCATGGTGGAACTGGCCACGCCCAATATCTGCGGCGGCATTGCCGGCCCGGCGCGCGGCCTGCCCAACAACTGGATGACGGCCCTCATCGAGGCACCGCTGGCCCGGCGCTTCGGCCGCGTGCGGGTCGAGAACGACGCCGTGGCCGCATTGGAGGCCGAACGGCAGTGGGGCGCGCTGCAGGGCCTGGACGACTGTGCGTATGTCACCTGGAGCACCGGCGTGGGCGTGGGCCTGTGCGTCGACGGCCGCGCGCTGCGCGGCAAGAACGGCAACGCCGGCCACGCGGGCCACAGTTTCGTGGCGGACGACGCCAGCGGCGCGCTCTGCGGCTGCGGCAACCTCGGCGACGTGGAGGCGCTGGTGGCGGGCAACTCCATTGCGCGCCGCTTCGGACAGCCGGCGCCCGACCTGTTCGCCGCCGCTTCGGCAGGAGAGCCCCACGCCATCGGCATCGTCGATGCGTTGTGCCGCGTCATGGGCCGGATGATCTACAACCTGGTGGCCACGCTCGATCTGCAGCGCATCAGCCTGGGCGGCAGCGTGTTCTGGCACCACCGCGATTTTCTGCTGCCGCGGCTGCAGTCACAGGTCGACGGCAAGCTGATGCCGCTCACGCGCGGCGTGCTGCTGGTGCCCGCCGGGCTCGGCGAAAAGGTCGGCGATTACGCGGCCCTGGCACTGCTCGACTGA
- a CDS encoding ABC transporter permease yields the protein MSALVPPIRPEYERTLEPFTEVPIERTLPLPARIWAQAGVRKGLILIVIAVLWELAARWQDNDLLLPTFSATALALAEGLASGELVEKVRISLAVLLQGYLAGVLLAFGLTTLAVSTQIGRDLLDTLTSMFNPLPAIALLPLALLWFGLGRGSLVFVLIHSVLWPLALNTYAGFQGVPETLRMAGRNYGLKGLRYVLQILVPAALPSILSGLKIGWAFAWRTLIAAELVFGASSGKGGLGWYIFQNRNELYTDRVFAGLAMVVLIGLLVESLGFKTLERLTVRRWGQQR from the coding sequence ATGAGCGCGCTCGTTCCGCCGATCCGCCCCGAGTACGAGCGCACGCTCGAGCCCTTCACCGAGGTGCCGATCGAGCGAACCCTGCCTCTGCCGGCGCGCATCTGGGCCCAGGCCGGCGTTCGCAAAGGCCTGATCCTGATCGTCATCGCGGTGCTCTGGGAGCTTGCGGCCCGCTGGCAGGACAACGACCTGCTGCTGCCCACCTTCAGCGCCACGGCCCTCGCGTTGGCCGAGGGGCTGGCGAGCGGCGAACTCGTCGAGAAGGTGCGCATCTCGCTGGCGGTGCTGCTGCAGGGCTACCTGGCCGGCGTGCTGCTGGCCTTTGGTCTCACCACACTCGCGGTGTCGACCCAGATCGGGCGCGACCTGCTGGACACGCTGACCTCGATGTTCAATCCGCTGCCCGCCATTGCGCTGCTGCCGCTCGCCTTGCTGTGGTTCGGCCTGGGCCGCGGCAGCCTGGTGTTCGTGCTGATCCATTCGGTGCTGTGGCCGCTGGCGCTCAACACCTATGCGGGCTTCCAGGGTGTGCCCGAGACGCTGCGGATGGCAGGGCGCAACTACGGGCTCAAGGGCTTGCGCTACGTGCTGCAGATCCTGGTGCCGGCCGCGCTGCCGTCGATTCTCTCGGGGCTGAAGATCGGCTGGGCCTTTGCCTGGCGCACGCTGATCGCGGCCGAGCTGGTGTTCGGCGCCTCGTCGGGCAAGGGCGGGCTGGGCTGGTACATCTTCCAGAACCGCAACGAGCTCTACACCGACCGCGTGTTCGCGGGCTTGGCGATGGTCGTGCTCATCGGCCTGCTGGTGGAAAGCCTGGGCTTCAAGACGCTGGAGCGCCTGACGGTGCGGCGCTGGGGCCAGCAGCGCTGA
- the hisN gene encoding histidinol-phosphatase codes for MSSPTPDLLSIANALADAAAAQSMHYFRTPLDIITKADESPVTLADRAAETAMREILAARAPVDGIFGEEHGLERLDAERVWVLDPIDGTRSFITGSPLWGTLIGVLQASRVVLGMIDMPVLEERWIGQAGQGATRDGQPVHASGCTEVAKARIVTTSPDIFAPADWQAFDRLSRQCAMRRFGGDCYGYAQLAGGTVDLVVETGLQPYDYLGPAGVIEAAGGVITDWQGRPLGLESDGRVIAAATPELHRQAMAVLAA; via the coding sequence ATGAGCTCCCCGACCCCCGATCTCCTGTCGATTGCCAATGCGCTGGCCGATGCGGCCGCCGCGCAGTCGATGCACTATTTCCGCACGCCGCTCGACATCATCACCAAGGCGGACGAAAGCCCCGTCACGCTGGCGGACCGCGCCGCCGAAACGGCCATGCGCGAGATTCTGGCCGCCCGTGCGCCCGTGGACGGCATCTTCGGCGAAGAGCATGGCCTCGAGCGGCTCGACGCCGAGCGCGTCTGGGTGCTCGACCCGATCGACGGCACGCGCAGCTTCATCACCGGTTCGCCGCTCTGGGGCACGCTGATCGGCGTGCTGCAAGCCTCCCGCGTGGTGCTCGGCATGATCGACATGCCGGTGCTCGAAGAGCGCTGGATCGGCCAGGCCGGCCAGGGCGCCACGCGCGACGGCCAGCCGGTGCATGCCAGCGGCTGCACCGAGGTGGCCAAGGCGCGCATCGTCACCACCTCGCCGGACATCTTTGCGCCGGCCGACTGGCAGGCTTTCGACCGGCTCAGCCGCCAATGCGCGATGCGGCGTTTTGGCGGCGACTGCTACGGCTACGCCCAGCTCGCGGGCGGCACCGTCGATCTCGTGGTGGAAACCGGGTTGCAGCCCTACGACTACCTGGGCCCCGCGGGCGTGATCGAGGCGGCAGGCGGCGTCATCACCGACTGGCAGGGCCGGCCGCTCGGGCTGGAGTCCGACGGCAGGGTCATTGCGGCCGCAACGCCCGAACTTCACCGACAAGCCATGGCCGTTCTTGCGGCCTAG
- a CDS encoding DUF2905 domain-containing protein yields the protein MFRWLIVVVLALVLMSGLTAWLRRFGFGRLPGDFEFRAFGREWQLPISSTLVLSMIAALVARFI from the coding sequence ATGTTCCGCTGGCTGATCGTCGTCGTCCTGGCTCTGGTGCTCATGAGCGGCCTCACGGCATGGCTGCGCCGGTTCGGCTTCGGGCGATTGCCCGGCGACTTCGAGTTCCGCGCTTTCGGCCGCGAGTGGCAATTGCCGATTTCCAGCACCCTGGTGCTCAGCATGATCGCGGCGCTGGTGGCGCGCTTCATCTAG
- a CDS encoding DUF5329 family protein — protein MAPFRFLRTALLALLLGCMALVAQAAPSASEQKLIDTLILRVSQMKTMTFMRNGKAHDADDAAKHMRAKFDHFKDEIATAEDFIDRCASRSEMTGKAYQVKMPNGSLKDANAFLKAELRTLRKGAAKPGAG, from the coding sequence ATGGCTCCATTTCGATTTCTGCGCACGGCGCTGCTGGCGCTTTTGCTCGGTTGCATGGCCTTGGTAGCCCAGGCCGCCCCTTCCGCGTCGGAGCAAAAGCTCATCGACACGCTGATCCTGCGCGTTTCCCAGATGAAGACGATGACCTTCATGCGCAACGGCAAGGCGCACGACGCCGACGACGCCGCCAAGCACATGCGGGCCAAGTTCGACCACTTCAAAGACGAGATCGCCACGGCGGAAGACTTCATCGACCGCTGTGCTTCGCGCTCGGAGATGACGGGCAAGGCCTACCAGGTCAAGATGCCGAATGGCTCGCTGAAGGACGCCAACGCGTTCCTGAAAGCCGAACTGCGCACGCTGCGCAAGGGCGCGGCGAAGCCTGGCGCAGGTTGA
- the otsA gene encoding alpha,alpha-trehalose-phosphate synthase (UDP-forming): protein MSRLVVVSNRVADPRKPAAGGLAVALGESLQQSGGLWFGWSGQIVEDGPTGEGELHMQHAGKVTLATIDLSREDHDSFYLGYSNDVLWPVFHNRLDLAHFEAGFIGGYRRVNQLFARKLMPMLKPDDIIWIHDYHLMPLAAELRAMGCTQRIGFFLHIPLPPQIIIAAVPQHEWLMRSLFSYDLIGFQAQQDVQHFEHYVRNEAHGEYLGDDMYRAYGQTVRCSAFPIGIDVDEFAALTHAKESRDMFETMKREYSQRRLLLGIDRLDYSKGIPQRVRAFRELLANYPENRRSATLIQIASPTRETVDAYGDIRRELESLCGAINGDYGELDWMPVRYIHRMVARKRVPGLCRAAAVGLVTPLRDGMNLVAKEYIAAQDPADPGVLVLSRFAGAAEQLKEALLVNPYDTHGTAETVQQALQMPLEERRERHQKLLSRIREQDIHWWRRSFLDALRHAASQR, encoded by the coding sequence ATGAGTCGCTTGGTTGTTGTTTCGAATCGCGTGGCGGACCCTCGCAAGCCCGCGGCCGGCGGCCTGGCCGTTGCGCTGGGCGAAAGCCTGCAGCAAAGCGGCGGCCTGTGGTTCGGCTGGAGCGGGCAGATCGTGGAGGACGGCCCCACGGGCGAAGGCGAGCTGCACATGCAGCACGCCGGCAAGGTCACGCTCGCCACCATCGACCTGAGCCGGGAGGACCACGACAGCTTCTACCTGGGCTACAGCAACGACGTGCTGTGGCCGGTGTTCCACAACCGGCTCGACCTCGCCCATTTCGAAGCCGGCTTCATCGGCGGCTACCGGCGCGTGAACCAGCTGTTCGCGCGCAAGCTGATGCCGATGCTCAAGCCCGACGACATCATCTGGATCCACGACTACCACCTGATGCCGCTCGCGGCCGAGTTGCGCGCCATGGGCTGCACGCAGCGCATCGGCTTCTTCCTGCACATTCCGCTGCCGCCGCAGATCATCATCGCGGCCGTTCCGCAGCATGAATGGCTCATGCGCTCGCTGTTCTCCTACGACCTGATCGGCTTCCAGGCGCAGCAGGACGTGCAGCACTTCGAGCATTACGTGCGCAACGAGGCGCACGGCGAATACCTGGGCGACGACATGTACCGCGCCTATGGCCAGACGGTGCGGTGCAGCGCCTTTCCGATCGGCATCGACGTCGACGAGTTCGCGGCGCTCACGCACGCGAAGGAGTCGCGCGACATGTTCGAGACCATGAAGCGCGAGTATTCGCAGCGGCGGCTGCTGCTGGGCATCGACCGGCTCGATTATTCCAAGGGCATTCCGCAGCGCGTGCGCGCCTTCCGCGAACTGCTTGCCAACTATCCCGAGAACCGCCGCAGCGCCACGCTGATCCAGATTGCATCGCCCACGCGCGAAACGGTCGACGCCTACGGCGACATCCGGCGGGAACTCGAATCGCTGTGCGGCGCCATCAACGGCGACTACGGCGAGCTCGACTGGATGCCGGTGCGCTACATCCACCGCATGGTGGCGCGCAAGCGCGTGCCGGGGCTTTGCCGCGCGGCGGCCGTGGGGCTCGTCACGCCGCTGCGCGACGGCATGAACCTGGTCGCCAAGGAGTACATCGCCGCGCAGGACCCGGCGGACCCGGGGGTGCTGGTGCTCTCGCGCTTCGCGGGCGCGGCCGAGCAGCTGAAGGAAGCGCTGCTGGTGAACCCCTACGACACGCACGGCACGGCCGAAACCGTGCAGCAGGCGCTGCAGATGCCGCTCGAGGAGCGCCGCGAGCGGCACCAGAAGCTGCTGTCGCGCATCCGCGAGCAGGACATCCATTGGTGGCGGCGCAGCTTTCTCGATGCGCTGCGCCACGCCGCGAGCCAGCGATAG